A single window of Methanomicrobiales archaeon DNA harbors:
- the flaJ gene encoding archaellar assembly protein FlaJ, whose product MFENAASVVRNGSGGSLPFADLAKRVSALLRRVKENKKMGADLLFMSTYMAAITTAGVTRPEIFAYTSERREYVPSRYIEKAEKYVRRWNYSYVEGLLLVADKVENEMLRSLLNRYANSIESGVPDEDFLTRELETVRSVYRNTFEQGLEMLKKWGDAYIAMLFSASLVGIIIMISVAIYSPEGIESSLNTAYLLIIAISVMGLAIMYRSVPDDVRTHRMPQWCSREQAMIRRIERLVLPVAVVGSLLLLLLGGGFGMVFLLAGVLLAPLGFIGFVDDTNIVQRDRDFPTFIRSLGSVMGGKGINTVFALAEVDRKSLIHLEPLIDSVYSKLNLGLDEKRSWERFIGESGSNLIYKYMNIFRDAVELGGSPDRIGQIIGSSMLEQVLLREKRDMFYKGFIVLLIPMHAAMVGIFLFLFHILLLMAKGIAAVMEQFGGSESALSGPSSVGGQALGGMGLFVNFPEGQMTVFVVIIISLLTLFNVIAGKIVAGGDRYMFYFFASLLCIITGALYIAAPIAVHMFFDIPGLGGA is encoded by the coding sequence ATGTTCGAGAACGCCGCTTCGGTGGTGCGGAACGGCAGCGGGGGAAGCCTGCCGTTCGCCGACCTCGCAAAGAGGGTTTCCGCCCTGCTCCGGCGGGTGAAGGAGAACAAGAAGATGGGCGCCGATCTCCTCTTCATGAGCACCTACATGGCCGCCATCACCACCGCCGGTGTGACCCGCCCGGAGATCTTCGCATATACCTCAGAGCGGAGGGAGTACGTCCCGTCCCGCTATATCGAGAAGGCCGAGAAGTACGTGCGGAGGTGGAACTACAGCTACGTCGAGGGGCTGCTTCTGGTCGCCGACAAGGTGGAGAACGAGATGCTGCGGAGCCTGCTCAACCGCTACGCCAACTCCATCGAGTCCGGCGTCCCCGACGAGGATTTTCTAACAAGGGAGCTGGAGACCGTAAGATCGGTCTACAGAAACACCTTCGAGCAGGGCCTCGAGATGCTGAAGAAGTGGGGCGATGCCTACATCGCCATGCTCTTCTCGGCATCGCTCGTCGGCATCATCATCATGATATCGGTCGCCATCTACTCCCCCGAGGGGATCGAGTCCTCGCTGAACACCGCCTATCTCCTCATCATCGCCATCTCGGTGATGGGGCTCGCCATCATGTACCGGTCGGTGCCCGACGACGTCAGGACCCACCGCATGCCGCAGTGGTGCTCCCGGGAGCAGGCGATGATCCGCCGCATCGAGAGGCTCGTGCTGCCTGTCGCGGTCGTCGGGAGCCTGCTCCTCCTCCTGCTCGGGGGGGGCTTCGGCATGGTCTTCCTCCTCGCCGGCGTCCTCCTCGCCCCGCTCGGCTTCATCGGCTTCGTCGACGACACCAACATCGTGCAGCGGGATCGGGATTTCCCCACCTTCATCCGCAGCCTGGGTTCGGTGATGGGCGGAAAGGGGATCAACACCGTCTTCGCGCTGGCGGAGGTGGACCGCAAATCCCTGATCCACCTCGAACCTCTCATCGACTCCGTGTACTCCAAACTGAACCTTGGCCTGGATGAGAAGAGGAGCTGGGAGCGGTTCATCGGCGAGAGCGGCAGCAACCTGATCTACAAGTACATGAACATCTTCCGGGACGCCGTGGAGCTCGGCGGTTCACCGGACCGTATCGGCCAGATCATCGGCTCCTCGATGCTCGAGCAGGTGCTGCTGCGGGAGAAGCGCGACATGTTCTACAAGGGGTTCATCGTGCTGCTCATCCCGATGCACGCGGCCATGGTGGGGATCTTCCTCTTCCTCTTCCACATCCTGCTCCTGATGGCGAAGGGGATCGCGGCGGTCATGGAGCAGTTCGGCGGATCGGAGTCGGCGCTCTCGGGCCCATCCTCCGTCGGGGGGCAGGCCCTCGGCGGCATGGGCCTCTTCGTGAACTTCCCCGAGGGGCAGATGACCGTCTTTGTCGTGATTATCATCTCCCTGCTGACCCTCTTCAACGTCATCGCCGGCAAGATCGTCGCCGGAGGGGACCGGTACATGTTCTACTTCTTTGCCAGCCTTCTCTGCATCATCACGGGCGCCCTCTACATCGCCGCCCCGATCGCCGTTCACATGTTCTTCGACATCCCCGGTCTCGGAGGTGCGTGA
- a CDS encoding type II/IV secretion system ATPase subunit, with the protein MTLSVSVNLPFKPAENDEGNDCYTNIEGCALYRMLPANAKEYVKGSPHLLEYLHMFPVNTYGIPLFFSELKRDLKSMKDPNLIYPANDVTFIHIFPDQNDSRNYYIPIEPSFLHNVTDYVPAVERKLIDLLDALEEDPTTEDERKAVLMKLIAQVTCVAEPGQERDGHLLADRSGGGLKKKILDFLNKDLTARKSVNPLGEVTVEVPTLPDGRILLSPPEYKALEYLMVRDKIELGPLKPFISDPYIEDITCDGVGPIFVEHKIFKGLKSVVGFQKTEELDNFVIKLAERIKRPLTYRNPIVDATLPDGSRINIVYGTEISRHGSNFTIRKAMDEPISILQLIEWKTCDYMVAAYLWICMEHGMSLFMSGETASGKTTSLNALTAFLPPENKIVTIEDTPELKVPHRNWTREVSKGKGKGEGEGSEVTMFDLLKAALRQRPNQILVGEIRGVEGAVAFSAMQTGHPVMSTFHAASVEKLIQRLCGDPINIPKTYVDNLNIVVIQSAVKRPSGETVRRMLSVNELIGYNPETEGFSFVEMFHWDPVTDTHEFTGKGASYILENKIATMLGIPEHRKGEMYLEVEKRARILERLHKAGYTGFWDLFDMLTRIRKQGLLQIGG; encoded by the coding sequence ATGACCCTGTCCGTATCCGTGAACCTCCCCTTCAAACCGGCGGAGAACGACGAGGGGAACGACTGCTACACCAACATCGAGGGATGCGCCCTCTACCGCATGCTCCCCGCCAACGCCAAGGAGTACGTCAAAGGGAGCCCCCACCTCCTGGAATACCTCCACATGTTCCCGGTGAACACCTACGGCATCCCCCTCTTCTTCTCCGAACTGAAGCGGGACCTGAAGTCCATGAAGGACCCGAACCTGATCTACCCGGCAAACGACGTCACCTTCATCCACATCTTCCCCGACCAGAACGACTCGCGGAATTACTACATCCCCATCGAGCCCTCCTTCCTCCACAACGTGACCGACTACGTCCCCGCCGTGGAGCGGAAGCTGATCGATCTGTTAGACGCCCTTGAGGAGGACCCGACGACCGAGGACGAGAGGAAGGCGGTCTTAATGAAGCTGATCGCCCAGGTCACATGCGTCGCCGAGCCCGGCCAGGAACGGGACGGCCATCTACTCGCCGACAGGAGCGGCGGAGGTCTGAAGAAGAAGATCCTGGACTTCCTCAACAAAGACCTCACGGCCCGGAAGTCCGTCAACCCCCTGGGCGAGGTCACCGTCGAAGTGCCGACACTTCCCGACGGCAGGATCCTCCTGAGCCCCCCCGAGTACAAGGCGCTCGAGTACCTGATGGTGCGGGACAAGATCGAGCTCGGCCCCCTCAAGCCGTTCATCTCCGATCCCTACATCGAGGACATCACCTGCGACGGGGTGGGCCCGATCTTCGTCGAGCACAAGATCTTCAAGGGCCTGAAGTCCGTCGTCGGCTTCCAGAAGACAGAGGAGCTCGACAACTTCGTGATCAAGCTCGCCGAACGGATCAAGCGCCCCCTGACATACCGCAACCCGATCGTGGACGCAACCCTGCCCGACGGCTCCCGCATCAACATCGTCTACGGGACCGAAATCAGCCGCCACGGCAGCAACTTCACCATACGGAAGGCGATGGACGAGCCGATCAGCATCCTCCAGCTGATCGAGTGGAAGACATGCGACTACATGGTGGCCGCCTATCTCTGGATCTGCATGGAGCACGGGATGTCCCTCTTCATGAGCGGGGAGACGGCGAGCGGGAAGACCACCAGTCTGAACGCCCTCACCGCCTTCCTCCCTCCGGAGAACAAGATCGTCACCATCGAGGACACCCCGGAGCTGAAGGTCCCGCACCGCAACTGGACACGCGAGGTCTCCAAGGGGAAGGGCAAAGGGGAGGGCGAGGGATCGGAGGTGACCATGTTCGACCTCCTGAAAGCCGCCCTCCGCCAGAGGCCCAACCAGATCCTTGTAGGCGAGATCCGCGGCGTCGAGGGCGCGGTCGCCTTCTCGGCGATGCAGACCGGCCACCCCGTGATGAGCACATTCCACGCGGCATCGGTGGAGAAGCTGATCCAGCGTCTCTGCGGGGATCCCATCAACATCCCGAAGACCTACGTGGACAACCTGAACATCGTCGTGATCCAGAGCGCGGTGAAGCGGCCCAGCGGGGAGACGGTGCGGAGGATGCTCTCCGTCAACGAGCTGATCGGTTACAATCCCGAGACGGAGGGCTTCTCGTTCGTCGAGATGTTCCACTGGGATCCTGTCACTGACACCCACGAGTTCACGGGAAAGGGGGCGAGCTACATCCTGGAGAACAAGATCGCCACCATGCTCGGGATCCCCGAGCACCGCAAGGGGGAGATGTACCTCGAGGTGGAGAAGCGTGCCCGCATTCTGGAGCGCCTCCACAAGGCCGGATATACGGGCTTCTGGGACCTCTTCGACATGCTGACCCGCATCCGGAAGCAGGGGCTCCTGCAGATAGGTGGCTGA
- a CDS encoding ATPase domain-containing protein, whose protein sequence is MDSAGLATILGGEDKNILSTGNSEIDKKIADGLPLGSLTLIEGENDTGKSVLTQQIIWGAMKQGLNADLFTTENTTKSFLTQMESMSLDISDHFAWGYLRVFPLHMSGFQWSKEEMDGILQRVIDSIRESPCQVVVIDSLTMFTEYTTSDAVLTFFTNCKNLVDHGKTILITLHTYAYEEDTLIRIRSICDAHLIMKKTQLGNKYVMLMEVVKVRGARKTTGNIVSFEVHPGYGMKIIPVSMAKV, encoded by the coding sequence ATGGACAGCGCGGGACTGGCAACCATACTCGGCGGGGAGGACAAGAACATCCTCTCCACGGGTAATTCGGAGATCGACAAGAAGATAGCCGACGGTCTACCACTGGGGTCGCTCACCCTGATCGAAGGCGAGAACGACACGGGAAAAAGCGTCCTCACGCAGCAGATCATCTGGGGGGCGATGAAGCAGGGGCTCAACGCCGATCTCTTCACGACGGAGAACACGACCAAGAGCTTCCTCACCCAGATGGAGTCCATGAGCCTGGACATATCGGACCACTTCGCCTGGGGATACCTCCGCGTCTTCCCCCTCCACATGAGCGGATTCCAGTGGAGCAAGGAGGAGATGGACGGCATCCTCCAGAGGGTGATCGACTCCATCCGCGAGAGCCCGTGCCAGGTTGTTGTTATCGACTCCCTGACCATGTTCACCGAGTACACCACCTCCGACGCCGTCCTGACCTTCTTCACCAACTGCAAGAACCTGGTCGACCACGGGAAGACCATCCTCATCACGCTCCACACCTACGCCTACGAAGAGGACACGCTCATCCGCATCCGCTCGATCTGCGATGCGCACCTGATCATGAAGAAGACGCAGCTCGGGAACAAGTACGTCATGCTGATGGAGGTGGTGAAGGTGCGGGGGGCCCGCAAGACCACGGGCAACATCGTCAGTTTCGAGGTGCATCCGGGCTACGGCATGAAGATCATCCCCGTATCGATGGCGAAGGTGTAG
- a CDS encoding flagellin yields MSSDTITTALFLITAVVAAAVLINAIFPVIYTMTGTFSSSSHAADERLRTDLKIINAYAHAGSAQIWIKNVGTNRISGNEINQSDIFIGAPTDFESVPKKAGSLGGYGWDYIILGDTNRYWDPAETVHLTIESSKIPTISGDIVYFQFVSQNGVVRSAEFSASG; encoded by the coding sequence ATGTCGAGCGATACCATCACCACCGCATTGTTCTTGATCACGGCCGTGGTTGCCGCGGCCGTCCTCATCAACGCGATATTTCCGGTCATCTACACGATGACCGGAACATTCAGCTCATCGTCCCACGCAGCCGATGAACGCCTGCGGACGGACCTGAAGATCATCAATGCGTATGCGCATGCAGGATCCGCCCAGATCTGGATAAAGAACGTTGGGACGAATCGCATCTCTGGAAACGAGATAAACCAGTCCGACATATTCATCGGCGCGCCGACAGACTTCGAGTCCGTACCCAAGAAGGCAGGAAGCCTCGGGGGATATGGCTGGGATTACATCATCCTCGGCGACACGAACCGATACTGGGATCCGGCAGAGACCGTCCACCTGACCATAGAGAGCTCCAAGATTCCCACGATCTCGGGAGACATCGTGTATTTCCAGTTCGTCTCCCAGAACGGTGTGGTACGATCGGCGGAATTCTCCGCCAGTGGTTGA